The following are encoded in a window of Gemmatimonadota bacterium genomic DNA:
- a CDS encoding adenylate kinase has product MIVVLLGPPGAGKGTQGERIAAALGVPKIATGDVLRAAVKAGTPLGLEAKGYMDRGDLVPDVVILGIMKQALAAPEQARGVVLDGVVRTVPQAEGLTAVLAELNRPLDVVMLFTIAEDALVARLSGRTVCDGCQTPFTGRAPGETHAECAQSPKGTLVRRKDDEPDAVRNRMRVYEAQTAPVVAWYRAHGANIAEINALGALEEVQARALKAVGKG; this is encoded by the coding sequence ATGATCGTCGTGCTGCTCGGACCTCCGGGCGCCGGCAAGGGGACGCAGGGGGAGCGCATTGCCGCTGCCCTCGGCGTCCCCAAGATCGCTACGGGAGACGTGTTGCGCGCCGCCGTGAAGGCGGGGACGCCCCTTGGGCTCGAAGCCAAGGGCTACATGGACCGTGGCGATCTGGTGCCCGATGTGGTGATTCTCGGGATCATGAAGCAGGCCTTGGCGGCGCCGGAGCAGGCGCGCGGCGTGGTGCTCGACGGCGTGGTGCGCACGGTGCCGCAGGCCGAGGGACTCACGGCGGTACTCGCCGAGCTGAACCGACCGCTCGACGTCGTGATGTTGTTCACGATTGCCGAAGATGCGTTGGTGGCCCGGTTGTCAGGCCGTACGGTGTGCGACGGCTGTCAGACGCCGTTCACGGGACGTGCGCCTGGTGAGACGCACGCCGAGTGCGCGCAGTCGCCCAAGGGGACGCTGGTGCGTCGCAAGGACGACGAACCCGATGCCGTGCGGAACCGAATGCGTGTGTATGAAGCGCAAACGGCGCCGGTGGTAGCGTGGTATCGCGCGCACGGCGCCAACATCGCCGAGATCAATGCGCTGGGCGCGTTGGAAGAGGTGCAAGCGCGTGCCCTGAAGGCTGTCGGCAAGGGCTGA
- a CDS encoding TIGR02206 family membrane protein, with protein sequence MNLRDYFVADYHGAPFELFGRAHLLSLALLAALAIALISLRGSHHITRRRVRVGLALSLAVAELSWHWWSLEYAQWTLDANLPLHLCTALIWLSVYALLSLDVVAYEFVYFLGIGGPLQGILTPDAGAYGLPHFRAVQTMASHGLIIITALYLTFVEGLRPRPGSVRRVVTGAVMYMALVTVVNVAVGSNYMFTLHKPPTASLLDALGPWPFYLVPMIGIGILNCIILYVPFAILDRRSQSS encoded by the coding sequence GTGAACCTCCGCGACTACTTCGTCGCCGACTATCACGGGGCCCCGTTCGAACTCTTCGGACGAGCCCACCTGCTCTCGCTCGCCCTCCTCGCGGCACTGGCCATCGCGCTCATCAGTCTCCGCGGCAGCCATCACATCACACGCCGACGGGTGCGCGTCGGCCTCGCCCTCTCCTTGGCGGTCGCCGAGCTCTCGTGGCATTGGTGGAGCCTCGAGTATGCGCAATGGACACTCGACGCAAACCTCCCGCTGCATCTCTGCACCGCGCTCATCTGGCTGTCGGTGTACGCGCTGCTCTCGCTCGACGTCGTCGCGTACGAGTTTGTCTATTTCCTTGGGATCGGCGGGCCTTTACAAGGCATCCTCACGCCTGACGCCGGCGCCTATGGGCTTCCGCACTTCCGCGCCGTGCAAACCATGGCATCGCACGGCCTCATCATCATCACGGCACTCTACCTCACCTTCGTCGAAGGGCTCCGCCCACGACCGGGTTCCGTGCGACGCGTCGTGACCGGCGCAGTGATGTACATGGCGCTCGTGACCGTGGTGAACGTCGCCGTCGGTAGCAACTACATGTTCACGCTGCACAAGCCGCCTACCGCGAGCCTACTCGATGCGCTGGGGCCATGGCCGTTCTACCTAGTACCGATGATCGGCATCGGCATTCTGAACTGCATCATTTTGTATGTGCCGTTCGCCATCCTCGACCGCCGCTCGCAGTCGTCCTGA
- the map gene encoding type I methionyl aminopeptidase has protein sequence MVQLKSPRELETMAAGGKIMFAAHEAVRAAVRPGVSTLDLDRVCENFIRSHEGATPSFKGLYGFPASICASINEEIVHGIPSAKRVLREGDIISVDIGVFFGGMHTDSARTWPVGPVDADTERLLRVTEASLEAGIEACVIGNHIGDIGAAIEGLVVKGRLTVVRELVGHGVGFQMHEEPQVPNHGKPKRGMKLVAGLTLAIEPMVNLGTAATRTLSDKWTVVTADGKRSAHFEHTVAITEQGPRVLTR, from the coding sequence ATGGTCCAGCTAAAAAGCCCACGCGAGCTCGAGACGATGGCCGCGGGCGGCAAGATCATGTTCGCCGCGCATGAAGCGGTGCGCGCTGCGGTGCGCCCAGGGGTGAGCACGCTCGACCTCGACCGCGTGTGTGAAAACTTCATTCGCTCGCACGAAGGGGCGACGCCGTCATTCAAGGGACTCTACGGGTTTCCGGCATCGATTTGCGCGTCCATCAACGAAGAGATTGTGCACGGGATTCCGTCGGCCAAGCGCGTGCTGCGCGAGGGCGACATTATCTCGGTGGACATCGGCGTGTTCTTTGGCGGCATGCACACGGATTCGGCGCGCACGTGGCCAGTGGGACCGGTGGATGCTGACACCGAGCGGTTGCTGCGCGTGACGGAGGCAAGTTTGGAAGCGGGAATCGAGGCCTGCGTGATTGGAAATCACATTGGCGACATTGGCGCGGCGATCGAGGGGCTAGTGGTGAAGGGGCGCCTTACGGTGGTGCGCGAGCTCGTGGGGCACGGTGTTGGTTTTCAGATGCATGAAGAGCCGCAGGTGCCCAATCACGGAAAACCGAAGCGCGGCATGAAGCTGGTGGCTGGGCTGACGCTGGCGATTGAGCCGATGGTGAATCTCGGCACGGCGGCCACGCGCACGTTGTCGGACAAGTGGACGGTGGTGACCGCTGACGGCAAGCGCAGCGCGCACTTCGAACACACGGTCGCGATTACCGAGCAGGGGCCGCGGGTTCTCACTCGCTAG